Proteins from a genomic interval of Colletotrichum higginsianum IMI 349063 chromosome 6, whole genome shotgun sequence:
- a CDS encoding Ribonucleoprotein-associated protein: MADQSAAWPLADDALQQEILDLVQQCQHYRQLKKGANEATKTLNRGVSELIILAADTNPLSIVLHLPLLSEDKNVPYVYVKSKTALGRACGVSRAVIAASITSNEGSELAGPIRALRDKIERLAI, encoded by the exons ATGGCTGATCAATCCGCTGCCTGGCCCTTGGCCGACGATGCTCTTCAGCAGGAGATCCTGGACTTGGTCCAGCAGTGCCAGCACTACCGCCagctgaagaagggcg CCAACGAAGCCACCAAGACCCTCAACCGTGGTGTCTCCGagctcatcatcctcgcgGCTGATACCAACCCTCTCAGCATCGTTCTTCACCTGCCTCTCCTCTCTGAGGACAAGAACGTTCCCTACGTCTACGTCAAGTCCAAGACCGCCCTTGGTCGTGCCTGTGGTGTCTCTCGCGCTGTCATTGCTGCCAGCATCACCTCCAACGAGGGCAGCGAGCTCGCTGGACCCATTCGCGCTCTCCGCGACAAGATCGAGAGACTTGCCATCTAA
- a CDS encoding Ergosterol biosynthesis ERG4/ERG24 family protein: MTGRYSLRQTPRRLLSRTGTMAALAYPSNGKKELFEGMVETPRRASSRRKSPEVTTTAEVTESKPQTRATPRRRTTGKFREEISDDEVEKHLTNGHANGHANGHTNGHVKEEEHAVNGNGHAINGHLEVKTEKTAEANGHIHSETNEVLPAYRKGDIIDGWEVGTDPKVDASGEFEFGGSIGALSLMIGFPLLMWYMWIGATYYDGKLPTREQGQSWGEFGRHLVDLAYTGAFPSLRAWRIYWTFFVFEGICYCVLPGVWAWGKPLAHENGKQLKYFCNAYVSFYFTISVMAVLHFTGLFPVYTFIDEFGPLMSVAILSGFLVSFIAYFSALLRGAQHRMTGYPIYDFFLGAELNPRMFGILDFKMFFEVRIPWFILFGLSCGAAARQYEKYGYVSGEVLFLVMAHYLYANACAKGEQLIVPTWDMYYEKWGFMLIFWNLAGVPLSYCHCTIFLANHHPSEYKWNPFALALLFASYLFVYWVWDTTNSQKNGFRAQERGQLVKRRTFPQLPWQTVKNPKTITSAKGDVILADGWYGYARKIHYTCDAFFAICWGLITGFKSPFPWFYPVFFCGMIAHRAARDIHRCRQKYGDAWAQYEREVPYLFIPYVI; encoded by the exons ATGACAGGTCGTTACTCTTTGCGCCAGACTCCTAG GCGGTTGTTGTCGCGAACTGGAACCATGGCTGCCCTTGCCTACCCCTCCAACGG GAAGAAGGAGCTCTTTGAGGGCATGGTCGAGACGCCTCGCCGTGCTTCTTCCAGGCGCAAGTCTCCCGAGGTTACCACCACAGCAGAAGTCACAGAGTCGAAACCCCAGACCCGTGCCACCCCGAGACGGCGCACCACTGGCAAATTCAGAGAGGAGATATCGGATGACGAGGTTGAGAAACACCTTACGAACGGACACGCCAACGGACACGCCAATGGACACACAAACGGGCacgtcaaggaggaggagcatgccgtcaacggcaacggTCACGCCATCAACGGACACCTTGAGgtgaagacggagaagaccGCAGAAGCCAACGGACACATCCACTCCGAAACGAACGAGGTGCTGCCCGCCTACAGGAAGGGCGACATTATCGACGGCTGGGAGGTCGGCACGGACCCCAAGGTTGACGCCTCGGGCGAGTTCGAGTTCGGCGGCAGTATCGGCGCACTCTCGCTGATGATCGGTTTTCCCCTGCTCATGTGGTATATGTGGATCGGAGCCACCTACTATGATGGCAAGCTGCCCACCCGCGAGCAGGGCCAAAGCTGGGGCGAGTTCGGCCGCCACCTCGTGGACCTTGCCTACACCGGCGCCTTCCCCAGCCTCCGCGCCTGGCGCATCTACTGGACCTTTTTCGTCTTCGAGGGCATCTGCTACTGCGTCCTACCCGGCGTCTGGGCATGGGGCAAGCCTCTCGCCCACGAGAACGGCAAGCAGCTCAAGTACTTCTGCAACGCCTATGTCAGCTTCTACTTCACCATCTCCGTCATGGCTGTCCTCCACTTCACCGGTCTCTTCCCCGTCTACACCTTCATTGACGAGTTTGGCCCCCTGATGTCCGTGGCCATCCTGAGCGGCTTCCTCGTGTCCTTCATCGCCTACTTCTCCGCTCTATTGAGGGGTGCCCAGCACCGCATGACCGGCTACCCGATCTACGACTTCTTCCTGGGCGCCGAGTTGAACCCTCGTATGTTCGGCATTCTGGACTTCAAGATGTTCTTCGAGGTTCGCATCCCCTGGTTCATCCTCTTTGGCCTGAGctgcggcgccgccgctcgccAGTACGAGAAGTACGGCTACGTTTCGGGCGAGGTTCTCTTTCTGGTCATGGCTCACTACCTGTACGCCAACGCCTGCGCCAAGGGCGAGCAGCTCATCGTTCCTACCTG GGACATGTACTACGAGAAGTGGGGCTTCATGCTCATTTTCTGGaacctcgccggcgtgccGCTCTCGTACTGCCACTGCACCATCTTCCTGGCCAACCACCACCCCTCCGAGTACAAGTGGAACCCCTTCGCgctcgccctcctcttcgcGTCGTACCTCTTCGTCTACTGGGTCTGGGACACGACCAACAGCCAGAAGAACGGCTTCCGCGCGCAGGAGCGCGGCCAGCTCGTCAAGCGCCGCACGTTCCCCCAGCTTCCCTGGCAGACTGTTAAGAACCCAAAGACAATCACTTCGGCCAAGGGCGAtgtcatcctcgccgacggctgGTACGGCTACGCCCGCAAAATCCACTACACCTGcgacgccttcttcgccatctGCTGGGGCCTCATCACGGGCTTCAAGAGCCCCTTCCCCTGGTTCTAccccgtcttcttctgcggCATGATCGCccaccgcgccgcccgcgacaTCCACCGCTGCCGTCAAAAGTACGGCGACGCCTGGGCCCAGTACGAGCGCGAGGTTCCCTACCTCTTCATCCCC TACGTCATCTAA
- a CDS encoding V-type proton ATPase proteolipid subunit — MPSELCPVYAPFFGAMGCTVAIVFTCMGASYGTAKSGVGISAMGVLRPDLIVKNIVPVIMAGIIAIYGLVVSVLISDGLAQEMSLYTGFIQFGAGLSVGLAGLAAGFAIGIVGDAGVRGTAQQPRLFVGMILILIFAEVLGLYGLIVALLMNSKATQDVVCH; from the exons ATGCCTAGCGAACTTTG CCCCGTCTATGCG CCCTTTTTCGGTGCCATGGGTTGCACTGTGGCCATCGTCTTCACCTGCATGGGAGCCTCCTACGGTACCGCGAAGTCCGGTGTCGGTATCTCGGCTATGGGTGTCCTGCGCCCTGACTTGATCGTCAAGA ACATTGTTCCCGTCATTATGGCTGGTATCATTGCCATTTACGGTCTCGTCGTGTCCGTGCTTATCTCCGACGGCCTTGCCCAGGAGATGTCTCTGTACACTGGTTTCATCCAGTTTGGCGCTGGTCTCTCTGTCGGTCTGGCTGGTCTTGCTGCTGGTTTCGCTATCGGTATTGTTGGTGACGCCGGTGTCCGTGGAACTGCTCAACAGCCCCGTCTCTTCGTCGGCATGATTTTGATTCTCATTTTCGCCGAAGTCTTGG GTCTTTACGGTCTGATTGTTGCCCTTCTCATGAACTCCAAGGCCACCCAGGACGTTGTCTGCCATTAA
- a CDS encoding Syja N domain-containing protein: MPGIARKIIICAAVDGLIIQPFVTKGQRPAQPLRIKYGDASITPASREQIPDVSQPNSSFEAFGVIGLITVSRLSYLITITRRKQVAQVCGFPIYVVTEVAVTPCTSQQEAGEAIAKTASELQDRNADKDADESDSDDYVELPTSGDEVEDPAQEAKADKDKGSEAVKSTVAKDVIGRRGSYGRFAQTWFSKSGWTQDQKRSAGWSGAAHQVRRSVDHSPTKAVPSRPAVEDDEESAPASTLLPKLLRTTHILFGSSRSFFFSYDFDITRRWASHSTSQSEEVPLHERVDPMFFWNRSTLKPFMEAGQDTLLLPLMQGFVGQTSFVVDSSPPQQDNGLGDAVEMSTMKQSDTELPSPPSEKARDSIDLRSTEKKFLLTIISRRSTQRAGLRYLRRGIDEQGFVANAVETEQVLSSTSWDKSSKTYSFLQIRGSIPLFFTQSPISLKPAPVIQHSVEANYSATKRHLERLKKEYGGLQIVNLVEKHGVEATVGNQYEKTVEKLNEEEFKGQDEAVAFEWFDFHSACRGMKFENVSLLLETLRNKLEAFGSTVEEAGQVTAKQRGVLRTNCMDCLDRTNVCQSSFGKFMLEAQLKAEGYDLAAQVDQQTQWFNTLWADNGDAVSKQYASTAAMKGDYTRTRKRNLGGTLNDLGLSLTRYYNGMVNDYFSQAAIDFLLGNVNSMVFQEFEAEMMTKDPAVSMLKMREQAIELSRRRVISDESEEFMGGWVLFSPHQSDTLRAMPFEEVVLLLTDAAIYLCRFDWNMDKVSSFERIDLAHVVGIKFGTYIISTVSPGQTDETKNVGFVVSYQPGKNDVTRTNTRTFSNLGITKTKTDRSRSSEEQQQQPQSALSSFLGGGRPKALPIRKIAFKAPYSQSSAAVTGEGPKLSEIQQVVSICADIERLAFLSQPGKEKPGTESIIEKGDIISLEEARQSTGLLDHISYSLKRLVWA; this comes from the exons ATGCCCGGTATCGCCCGCAAGATTATCATCTGCGCTGCGGTCGACGGCCTTATTATCCAGCCATTTGTGACCAAGGGACAGCGCCCCGCGCAGCCGCTCAGGATCAAATATGGCGACGCTTCTATCACCCCTGCATCTCGAGAGCAGATCCCCGATGTCTCCCAACCAAACTCCTCCTTTGAAGCCTTCGGCGTTATCG GACTCATAACGGTCTCACGTTTGAGCTACCTGATCACGATTACGCGACGAAAGCAGGTCGCGCAAGTCTGCGGGTTCCCAATCTACGTCGTCACCGAGGTCGCGGTGACCCCATGCACCTCGCAGCAAGAAGCCGGGGAGGCTATCGcgaagacggcctcggaGCTGCAAGACCGTAATGCGGATAAGGACGCTGATGAAAGTGACAGTGACGACTATGTCGAGCTCCCCACGAGCGGTGACGAAGTCGAGGATCCCGCACAAGAAGCCAAGGCGGACAAAGACAAGGGGTCCGAGGCCGTGAAGAGTACTGTTGCTAAGGACGTTATCGGCAGAAGAGGAAGTTATGGGAGATTCGCTCAGACCTGGTTCAGCAAGAGTGGATGGACGCAAGACCAAAAGAGATCTGCTGGCTGGAGCGGTGCTGCGCATCAAGTCCGGCGCTCCGTCGATCATAGTCCCACAAAGGCTGTCCCTTCGCGCCCAGCAGtggaggacgatgaggaatCGGCGCCAGCATCTACATTGCTGCCGAAGCTTCTCCGAACGACCCATATTCTCTTTGGCTCGTCGCggagcttcttcttctcataCGACTTTGATATCACCCGGCGGTGGGCAAGCCATTCGACGTCACAATCCGAGGAAGTACCTCTCCATGAGCGTGTAGATCCGATGTTCTTCTGGAACAGGAGCACCCTGAAGCCGTTCATGGAAGCCGGGCAAGATACGTTGTTACTTCCCTTGATGCAGGGATTCGTAGGCCAGACGAGCTTCGTGGTGGACAGCAGCCCTCCTCAGCAGGATAATGGGCTAGGAGATGCCGTGGAGATGTCTACCATGAAACAATCCGACACAGAGCTCCCCTCTCCGCCATCAGAGAAAGCCCGCGACTCAATCGATCTTCGTTCTACCGAAAAAAAGTTCTTATTGACGATCATCTCCCGTCGTTCAACGCAGAGAGCCGGTCTCAGATACCTAAGACGAGGCATTGACGAACAGGGCTTCGTTGCGAACGCCGTCGAAACGGAACAGGTTCTCTCGAGCACTTCCTGGGACAAGTCGTCAAAGACGTACTCCTTCCTACAGATTAGAGGCAGTATCCCGCTGTTCTTTACGCAGTCACCCATCTCTTTGAAGCCCGCCCCTGTGATCCAACACTCAGTCGAAGCAAATTACAGCGCAACAAAGAGGCATCTGGAGCGTCTGAAGAAAGAATACGGCGGATTGCAAATTGTCAATCTTGTCGAGAAACATGGCGTCGAAGCAACGGTCGGCAACCAGTACGAAAAGACAGTAGAGAAACTCAACGAAGAAGAATTCAAGGGCCAGGACGAGGCTGTTGCATTCGAATGGTTCGACTTTCACTCGGCCTGCCGGGGAATGAAGTTCGAGAACGTCAGTTTACTTCTCGAGACACTCCGCAACAAGCTGGAAGCGTTTGGGAGCACTGTCGAAGAAGCTGGGCAGGTTACAGCCAAACAGCGAGGCGTTTTGCGCACCAATTGCATGGACTGCCTCGACAGAACCAACGTATGCCAGAGTTCATTTGGCAAGTTCATGCTCGAGGCTCAGCTGAAGGCGGAGGGCTACGACCTCGCAGCTCAGGTGGACCAGCAAACACAATGGTTCAACACGCTGTGGGCTGACAACGGCGATGCGGTATCGAAGCAATACGCATCTACGGCCGCCATGAAGGGCGACTACACTAGGACGAGGAAAAGGAACCTTGGAGGCACTTTGAACGATCTGGGTCTTTCGCTGACTCGATACTACAACGG AATGGTCAATGACTACTTCAGTcaggccgccatcgactTTCTTCTGGGCAACGTAAACTCTATGGTCTTCCAAGAGTTCGAGGCTGAAATGATGACGAAAGACCCCGCCGTCTCCATGCTGAAAATGAGGGAGCAGGCCATCGAGTTATCCCGGAGGCGAGTCATCTCGGACGAGAGCGAGGAGTTCATGGGCGGCTGGGTTCTTTTCAGCCCTCATCAGTCAGACACTCTGCGAGCCATGCCTTTCGAGGAAGTGGTTCTTCTCTTGACCGATGCTGCTATCTACCTGTGCCGGTTCGACTGGAACATGGACAAGGTCTCCTCCTTTGAGCGGATCGACCTCGCCCACGTTGTCGGCATCAAGTTCGGCACGTACATCATCTCGACGGTCTCCCCGGGCCAGACGGACGAGACAAAGAACGTAGGCTTCGTCGTGTCGTACCAGCCGGGCAAGAACGACGTCACGAGAACGAACACGAGAACGTTTTCGAACTTGGGCATAACCAAAACCAAGACAGACCGCTCGCGGTCGTCGGAggagcagcaacaacagcctCAATCCGCACTGAGCAGTTTCCTGGGCGGTGGACGCCCCAAGGCCTTGCCGATACGCAAGATCGCCTTCAAGGCTCCGTACTCGCAGTCGTCTGCCGCTGTGACGGGCGAGGGACCGAAGCTCAGCGAGATCCAGCAGGTTGTCAGCATATGTGCTGATATAGAACGATTGGCGTTCCTGAGCCAGCCCGGCAAGGAGAAGCCAGGGACGGAAAGCATTATAGAGAAGGGCGACATCATCTCATTGGAGGAGGCGAGACAGAGCACCGGCCTGCTAGACCACATCAGCTACTCCCTGAAGAGACTCGTCTGGGCATAG